Proteins from a single region of Catenulispora acidiphila DSM 44928:
- a CDS encoding MarR family winged helix-turn-helix transcriptional regulator: protein MPQAQVKVHRTSELIEPIGAVSFSEVPNEAFLAVGMRNYWDGYFAGRAAPLGLAPAEVVHAVFYSFAEGEVARHIPWVWGKISPLEALAVRERGSAAALRQRIGQLADSPGLERVLDLAVRAAVSAPVEGRALYAGLRALAVPEEPVARLWHAATLLREHRGDGHNAALLAHRIGGTEAHVLMALALGMKAHEFGRLHHLPKARLAAVLDGLRERGLVDDAGEFTDAGRATRERIEDLTDELAAPAYDVLSADELDELIAGLEPIAAAVEAAEG, encoded by the coding sequence ATGCCGCAGGCGCAGGTCAAGGTTCACCGGACGTCCGAGCTGATCGAGCCCATCGGGGCGGTCTCCTTCTCCGAGGTGCCGAATGAGGCGTTCCTGGCGGTGGGCATGCGTAACTATTGGGACGGCTACTTCGCGGGACGGGCTGCGCCGTTGGGCTTGGCGCCGGCTGAGGTGGTGCACGCGGTTTTCTACAGCTTCGCTGAGGGCGAGGTGGCGCGTCATATTCCGTGGGTTTGGGGGAAGATCAGCCCGCTGGAGGCGCTTGCTGTTCGTGAGCGCGGTAGTGCCGCCGCGCTGCGACAGCGGATCGGGCAGCTGGCTGACTCCCCCGGGCTGGAGCGGGTGCTCGACCTCGCTGTCCGAGCGGCGGTCAGTGCGCCGGTCGAGGGGCGGGCGCTGTATGCCGGGCTCCGGGCGCTCGCCGTGCCCGAGGAGCCGGTGGCCAGGCTCTGGCACGCCGCGACGCTGCTGCGCGAGCATCGCGGGGACGGCCACAACGCCGCGCTGCTCGCCCACCGCATCGGCGGCACCGAGGCGCATGTCCTGATGGCGCTCGCCTTGGGCATGAAGGCGCACGAGTTCGGCCGGCTGCACCACCTGCCCAAGGCGCGGCTGGCCGCGGTCCTCGACGGGTTGCGCGAGCGCGGGCTGGTGGACGACGCCGGCGAGTTCACCGACGCCGGCCGGGCGACCAGGGAGCGGATCGAGGATCTCACCGATGAGCTGGCGGCGCCCGCGTACGACGTCCTCAGCGCGGACGAGCTCGATGAGCTGATCGCAGGGCTCGAACCGATCGCCGCCGCGGTGGAGGCCGCCGAAGGCTGA
- a CDS encoding catalase produces the protein MDLTPRPRVLTTESGAPVADNQHSASAGPAGPLLIQDQQLLEKLARFNRERIPERVVHARGAGAYGYFEVTADVTGHTRAAFLSEPGKRTEVVARFSAVTSSLGSADATRDIRGVAARFYTEEGNYDMVGNNTPIFFIRDPMKFPDLIHSQKRDPYTGTVEPENVFDFLAHTPEATHQVTWLYGDRGIPADYRHMDIYSSHAFQWENAEGVRSWVKYHFKSDQGIANLHSEQARRVAGEQPDSHQQDLLKAIEAGDFPSWTLYVQVMPESDADGYRFNPFDLTKVWPHADYPLIEVGRMVLDRNPEDVFTEIEQVACNPANFVPGIGPSPDKMLQGRLFAYADAHRYRLGVNNMQLGVNRPRGTTADNYGRDGFMRADTPGPHRGRARDRNYEPNSFGGPVQTDRPLVGGGEVAGRVGSHATPSHREDDDYRQAGDLYRLMSQDERARLATNLAAPLAAIDRTDIVERFIAHLRAADEEYGERVEQAVAATRG, from the coding sequence ATGGACCTGACACCCCGACCGCGCGTCCTGACCACCGAATCCGGCGCCCCGGTGGCAGACAACCAGCACAGCGCCTCGGCCGGCCCGGCCGGCCCGCTGCTGATCCAGGACCAGCAGCTGCTGGAAAAGCTCGCGCGGTTCAACCGCGAGCGGATCCCGGAGCGGGTCGTGCACGCGCGCGGCGCCGGCGCGTACGGGTACTTCGAAGTCACCGCCGACGTCACCGGACACACCCGCGCGGCCTTCCTGTCCGAGCCCGGAAAGCGCACCGAGGTCGTGGCCCGGTTCTCGGCGGTCACCAGCAGCCTGGGCAGCGCCGACGCGACCCGCGACATCCGTGGCGTCGCGGCCCGGTTCTACACCGAGGAGGGCAACTACGACATGGTCGGCAACAACACGCCGATCTTCTTCATCCGCGACCCGATGAAGTTCCCCGACCTCATCCACTCCCAGAAGCGCGACCCGTACACCGGCACCGTCGAGCCGGAGAACGTCTTCGACTTCCTGGCTCACACCCCCGAGGCCACCCACCAGGTCACCTGGCTCTACGGCGACCGCGGCATCCCGGCCGACTACCGGCACATGGACATCTACAGCTCCCACGCGTTCCAGTGGGAGAACGCCGAAGGCGTGCGGTCCTGGGTGAAGTACCACTTCAAGTCCGATCAGGGCATTGCGAACCTGCACAGCGAGCAGGCCCGCCGGGTCGCCGGGGAGCAGCCCGACTCCCACCAGCAGGATCTGCTCAAGGCGATCGAGGCCGGGGACTTCCCGTCGTGGACGCTGTACGTGCAGGTGATGCCCGAGTCGGACGCCGACGGCTACCGGTTCAACCCCTTCGACCTGACGAAGGTGTGGCCGCACGCGGACTACCCGCTGATCGAGGTCGGCCGCATGGTGCTGGACCGCAACCCGGAGGACGTGTTCACCGAGATCGAGCAGGTGGCGTGCAACCCGGCGAACTTCGTGCCCGGCATCGGCCCCTCCCCCGACAAGATGCTCCAGGGCCGGCTGTTCGCCTACGCCGACGCGCACCGGTACCGGCTCGGCGTGAACAACATGCAGCTGGGCGTCAACCGCCCGCGCGGTACCACAGCGGACAACTACGGCCGCGACGGCTTCATGCGCGCCGACACACCGGGTCCCCACCGAGGCCGCGCCCGGGACCGGAACTACGAGCCGAACAGCTTCGGCGGCCCGGTCCAGACCGACCGTCCGCTGGTCGGCGGCGGCGAGGTCGCGGGCCGGGTCGGCAGCCACGCGACGCCGTCCCACCGCGAGGACGACGACTACCGGCAGGCCGGGGACTTGTACCGGCTGATGAGCCAGGACGAGCGGGCCCGGCTCGCCACCAACCTCGCCGCCCCGCTGGCCGCGATCGACCGAACCGACATCGTCGAACGCTTCATCGCCCACCTGCGCGCCGCCGACGAAGAGTACGGCGAGCGCGTGGAACAGGCGGTGGCGGCGACTCGGGGATAG
- a CDS encoding MFS transporter encodes MATESATAEGVSTLIGADRLARGRRALAAATLANAVGNGMYLAVMAVYFTGSAGFSAARVGLGLTAAGLVGLAAGVPVGRWADRNGPREVYLGLGLVSAATMAAYAGLRSFWLFCAVAVVDNLAASGTRAARGALIARLAGRDPHLYRARLRSVANLGLAVGALIGAAGLAIDTRAGYTAILLLNSLTFLMNTLLCLRIPPLRSIPAPPGRTAWPVVRDLRFLAFSCLAAVLAIHDEVLLFAVPLWIARVGHAPRWIVAVLLFVNTLMVASLQVRIGRAVDTIAGGVRASVRAGWILAAAALLFGVIGTVPGWTAIAILLLAAAAHSVGEIVQQAGYSELSFGLAPDHAQGQYQGMSATFSGAAIALAPGLLAWLCLGVGTRGWLVLAGAFALAGALTPIAVGAPDAAG; translated from the coding sequence ATGGCGACGGAGTCGGCCACCGCCGAGGGCGTCAGCACCCTGATCGGGGCGGACCGTCTGGCCCGCGGTCGCCGTGCGCTGGCTGCGGCGACCTTGGCGAACGCCGTTGGGAACGGCATGTACCTGGCCGTGATGGCCGTCTACTTCACCGGCTCGGCGGGGTTTTCCGCCGCTCGCGTCGGGCTCGGGCTGACGGCCGCCGGGCTGGTGGGTTTGGCGGCGGGAGTCCCGGTCGGCCGCTGGGCCGACCGCAACGGTCCGCGCGAGGTGTACCTGGGGCTCGGCCTGGTGTCGGCGGCGACGATGGCGGCGTACGCGGGACTGCGCTCGTTCTGGCTGTTCTGCGCGGTGGCGGTGGTCGACAACCTCGCGGCGTCGGGCACGCGGGCTGCGCGCGGGGCGTTGATCGCCCGGTTGGCCGGTCGCGATCCGCACCTGTACCGGGCTCGTCTCCGGTCGGTCGCGAACCTCGGGCTGGCGGTCGGAGCCCTGATCGGCGCGGCGGGCCTGGCGATCGACACGCGGGCCGGGTATACGGCGATCCTGCTTCTCAATTCCCTGACGTTCCTGATGAACACGTTGCTGTGCCTGAGGATCCCGCCGCTGCGGTCGATACCCGCACCGCCCGGGCGCACCGCCTGGCCGGTGGTGCGGGACCTGCGCTTCCTGGCGTTCTCCTGTCTCGCGGCGGTGTTGGCCATCCACGACGAGGTGCTGTTGTTCGCGGTGCCGTTGTGGATCGCACGGGTCGGCCACGCGCCGCGCTGGATCGTGGCTGTCCTGTTGTTCGTCAATACTCTGATGGTTGCCTCGCTCCAGGTGCGCATCGGGCGCGCGGTGGACACGATCGCGGGAGGCGTCCGGGCCTCCGTTCGAGCCGGCTGGATCCTTGCGGCGGCCGCGCTGCTGTTCGGCGTCATCGGAACCGTGCCCGGCTGGACCGCGATCGCCATCCTGCTCCTCGCCGCGGCCGCTCACTCCGTCGGCGAGATCGTGCAGCAGGCAGGGTATTCAGAACTCTCATTCGGTCTGGCCCCGGATCACGCGCAGGGGCAATACCAGGGCATGTCGGCGACGTTCAGCGGCGCGGCGATCGCGCTGGCTCCCGGATTACTGGCTTGGCTGTGCCTCGGCGTCGGTACGAGAGGCTGGCTGGTGCTCGCGGGCGCGTTCGCGCTAGCCGGAGCGCTGACCCCGATCGCGGTCGGTGCTCCCGACGCAGCAGGCTGA
- a CDS encoding tetratricopeptide repeat protein: MDMDVEMVTIDMDQMTAHALRHLLHGAGEHWADGAALSRPTHVDVERLGTVLRAVNSALGGNLPASRLGAPEPAILTPGLPDHEYNLARALADVGTWLTSTGQRHRGLFAFDGAVALYRQLAADDPAVYDPYLAGALTTLGRHMFMTEFVNEALSSLEQALEIHRRLAADNPAVYEPYLAQSLCNLGIALAEVLRRDEALTPVEEAVEIYRRLAADDPAAHEPGLAHALTNLCDRLSGVHREQEALTALDEAVTIYRRLATDNPVYEGHLFRFLDSLSNRLSGLGRHDEAHAAGEESKAIKDRLAARSSARETTSP, encoded by the coding sequence ATGGATATGGATGTTGAGATGGTCACCATCGACATGGACCAGATGACGGCTCATGCACTGCGGCACCTGCTCCACGGCGCGGGCGAGCACTGGGCCGATGGTGCGGCTCTGAGCCGGCCGACGCATGTTGACGTGGAGCGACTCGGCACTGTTCTGCGAGCTGTGAACAGCGCGCTGGGCGGCAACCTCCCCGCCAGTCGACTCGGCGCCCCCGAGCCGGCAATCCTCACCCCAGGACTTCCCGACCACGAATACAACCTGGCCCGCGCCCTGGCTGATGTGGGGACATGGCTGACGAGTACGGGCCAACGGCATCGAGGGCTGTTCGCCTTCGACGGGGCGGTGGCGCTCTATCGGCAGCTGGCGGCCGACGATCCCGCCGTCTACGACCCTTACCTGGCCGGCGCCCTGACCACCTTGGGCCGTCATATGTTCATGACGGAATTCGTGAATGAGGCGCTGTCCTCCCTCGAGCAGGCATTGGAGATCCACCGCCGCCTGGCCGCGGACAATCCCGCCGTCTACGAGCCCTACCTAGCGCAGTCCCTGTGCAACCTGGGCATCGCGCTCGCGGAGGTACTGCGTCGAGACGAGGCGCTGACTCCGGTCGAGGAGGCGGTGGAGATCTACCGCCGCCTGGCCGCGGACGATCCCGCCGCCCACGAACCCGGACTGGCTCATGCCCTGACCAATCTGTGCGACCGGCTATCAGGGGTCCACCGCGAGCAGGAGGCACTGACCGCCCTCGATGAGGCGGTGACGATCTACCGCCGCCTGGCCACGGACAACCCCGTCTACGAGGGCCACCTGTTCCGCTTCCTCGACAGCCTGAGCAACCGCTTGTCAGGCCTGGGCCGCCACGACGAGGCCCACGCCGCCGGAGAGGAGTCGAAGGCGATCAAAGATCGCCTGGCCGCGAGAAGTTCAGCCCGGGAAACCACCTCGCCTTGA
- a CDS encoding NACHT domain-containing protein, protein MAVRVYRDSKRIRDVVGVFAYFAAGALCVYVGSFLVGHPPGSWGRILDDRKVPLIASAVAGVIGKGLHWRTVVPIADDKQRSVTLANAASELGDFLYRQASRELDMRGLDRSALLEVRWQPKVQRIGAPGLADHGPLVRTTLAGVAARFVTDGLSRVIVIGSDASGKSALALHLQRGLMDMTAQARGEPFQMVPVVLPLAGWHPGENLERWAAGRLREIHPALAFPVRIGRHKLTIADALLARHRVLLILDGLDELHERWQWEAFVQVNARMGRGLPLIVTCRSEAFARNLPAMFDVAKPDDHGAPQGAAIIELLPPELASVETYLKYFAAADKKEKLWDEALKQTSSPVLAAFQEAWRSPLMVWLTAQVFRSEPERFRELVEDPDKGPDTCAKVEAHLLSNLVEKAIEHDRGQNERRKRSEGNAAREYDAVTKRYVAEAQQCLSFLAAWVTPKPGQGTVIPPGKTYDIAWWQLANQHRARRVVSAYACLMALLSGTAVAVGVGLALWKHQGHAMAVAWAAVSGVVFTAGLGFLYVKEKPPPKTTQFKRTSSLREPLRAGFYTCVVASPAGYFLEGSWLGALWDLESPSSSRSPTPIAPRPSIRRRWSHRSRCIGWTSSTRMSSASCTACRWESCQASTTAGRWA, encoded by the coding sequence GTGGCGGTCCGGGTCTACCGTGATTCCAAGCGCATCCGCGACGTGGTCGGCGTGTTCGCCTACTTCGCGGCCGGTGCGCTGTGCGTGTACGTGGGCAGCTTCCTCGTCGGCCATCCGCCGGGCAGCTGGGGGCGGATCCTGGACGATCGCAAGGTTCCGCTGATCGCCTCGGCGGTGGCCGGCGTCATCGGCAAGGGTCTGCACTGGCGCACCGTCGTGCCGATCGCCGACGACAAACAGCGCAGCGTGACGTTGGCGAACGCGGCGTCTGAACTCGGCGACTTCCTGTACCGCCAGGCCTCGCGGGAGCTGGATATGCGCGGGCTGGACCGGTCGGCGCTGCTGGAGGTCCGGTGGCAGCCGAAGGTCCAGCGGATCGGGGCGCCGGGGCTGGCCGACCACGGTCCGCTGGTCCGCACGACGCTGGCGGGGGTGGCGGCGCGGTTCGTCACGGACGGGCTGTCCCGGGTGATCGTGATCGGGAGCGATGCCAGCGGCAAGTCGGCTCTGGCTCTGCACTTGCAGCGCGGGCTGATGGACATGACCGCGCAGGCGCGCGGCGAGCCGTTCCAGATGGTGCCGGTCGTGTTGCCGCTGGCGGGCTGGCATCCCGGCGAGAACCTGGAGCGCTGGGCCGCGGGCCGGCTGCGCGAGATCCACCCCGCGCTGGCGTTCCCGGTCCGGATCGGGCGGCACAAGCTGACGATCGCCGACGCGCTGCTGGCCCGGCACCGCGTCCTGCTGATCCTCGACGGCCTGGACGAGCTGCACGAGCGCTGGCAGTGGGAGGCCTTCGTCCAGGTCAACGCGCGCATGGGGCGCGGGCTCCCGCTGATCGTGACCTGCCGGTCCGAGGCCTTCGCCCGGAACCTGCCCGCGATGTTCGACGTCGCCAAGCCGGACGATCACGGAGCGCCGCAGGGTGCTGCGATCATCGAGCTGCTTCCGCCCGAGTTGGCGTCCGTGGAGACGTATCTGAAGTACTTCGCGGCCGCCGATAAGAAGGAGAAGCTGTGGGATGAGGCATTGAAGCAGACCTCTTCGCCGGTCCTGGCGGCGTTCCAGGAAGCCTGGCGCAGCCCGCTGATGGTCTGGCTCACGGCCCAGGTCTTCCGCTCCGAGCCCGAACGGTTCCGGGAGCTGGTCGAGGACCCGGACAAGGGACCGGACACCTGCGCGAAGGTCGAGGCGCACCTGCTCAGCAACCTCGTCGAGAAGGCGATCGAGCACGATCGGGGCCAGAACGAGCGGCGCAAGCGCTCCGAGGGCAACGCGGCGCGCGAATACGACGCGGTGACGAAGCGCTACGTGGCCGAGGCCCAGCAATGCCTGTCCTTCCTGGCCGCCTGGGTGACGCCCAAACCGGGCCAGGGCACGGTGATCCCGCCGGGCAAGACCTACGACATCGCCTGGTGGCAGCTCGCCAACCAGCATCGGGCTCGCCGCGTGGTGAGCGCCTATGCCTGTTTGATGGCGCTGCTGTCCGGGACGGCGGTGGCGGTCGGTGTGGGCTTGGCGCTGTGGAAGCATCAAGGTCATGCGATGGCCGTCGCATGGGCTGCTGTATCAGGGGTCGTGTTCACCGCGGGGCTTGGGTTCTTGTACGTCAAGGAGAAGCCGCCGCCGAAGACCACTCAGTTCAAACGCACATCGAGCCTTCGCGAACCACTTCGCGCGGGCTTTTATACCTGCGTCGTCGCCAGCCCGGCCGGGTACTTCCTCGAGGGCAGCTGGCTTGGAGCCTTGTGGGACCTGGAGTCGCCTTCTTCATCACGCTCGCCTACGCCTATAGCTCCCCGACCGTCGA